The following are encoded together in the Candidatus Omnitrophota bacterium genome:
- a CDS encoding PLP-dependent aspartate aminotransferase family protein: MDIRTASVHKGVNKDKSYNSVITPIYPTSTFRFDALGKNKGYDYTRSGNPTRTALEENLAALENGTGASATATGMAAITAVLFYLKPGDHVVTGDDIYGGSYRLFRYVFTKMNIKFSFINMRDLNAIKKAVHSKTKMIWIETPSNPLLNIVDIEAVVNIAKKKKILTVVDNTFLSPYFQRPFEFGVDVIIHSTTKYLNGHSDVVGGAIIYGNKKIEQELRYFVNALGVAEPPFDSWLVLRGVKTLAQRMEAHQVNALAIAEFLESHPNVKKVYYPGLKSHSQQALIEKQMKGFGGMLAFELNTRKVSLDKFFGKLKYFSLAESLGGVESLIEHPWLMSHSSMGEKALFASGITKETIRISCGIEGCTDLIDDLKNALKG; encoded by the coding sequence ATGGATATTAGGACAGCATCTGTTCATAAGGGCGTTAACAAGGATAAAAGCTATAACTCGGTCATTACACCGATCTATCCGACGTCAACATTTCGCTTTGATGCCTTAGGCAAAAATAAAGGATATGATTATACGCGTAGCGGGAACCCGACACGCACTGCTCTGGAAGAAAACTTAGCTGCGCTGGAAAATGGTACGGGTGCTTCGGCGACCGCAACCGGGATGGCTGCTATTACAGCTGTTTTATTTTATCTAAAGCCGGGCGATCACGTAGTGACTGGAGATGATATTTATGGCGGGTCTTACCGTTTATTTCGGTATGTTTTTACCAAGATGAACATCAAATTCTCTTTCATTAATATGAGAGATTTAAATGCCATTAAAAAGGCTGTTCACTCAAAAACAAAAATGATCTGGATCGAAACGCCGTCTAATCCGCTTCTTAACATTGTTGATATCGAGGCGGTTGTTAATATCGCTAAAAAGAAGAAGATATTAACCGTTGTGGATAATACGTTTTTGTCGCCTTATTTTCAAAGGCCTTTTGAATTTGGCGTTGATGTGATCATTCATTCCACCACCAAATATCTTAATGGGCATAGTGATGTGGTCGGTGGCGCCATTATTTACGGTAATAAAAAAATCGAACAGGAACTACGTTATTTTGTTAATGCATTAGGTGTCGCGGAGCCGCCGTTTGACAGCTGGCTTGTCTTGCGCGGTGTTAAAACATTAGCGCAACGCATGGAAGCGCATCAGGTCAATGCCTTAGCGATCGCTGAATTCTTAGAAAGCCATCCTAACGTTAAAAAAGTTTATTATCCGGGATTAAAAAGTCATTCGCAACAGGCCTTAATAGAAAAGCAGATGAAAGGTTTTGGTGGAATGTTAGCCTTTGAGCTTAATACTCGAAAAGTTTCTCTGGATAAATTCTTTGGCAAGTTAAAATATTTTTCCCTCGCCGAATCTTTAGGCGGCGTGGAGTCTTTAATCGAACATCCGTGGCTGATGAGCCATTCGTCAATGGGAGAAAAGGCGCTTTTCGCCTCAGGGATCACTAAGGAGACGATCCGTATTTCTTGCGGGATCGAAGGATGCACGGACTTGATCGATGATCTTAAAAACGCTCTTAAAGGATAG
- a CDS encoding tetratricopeptide repeat protein: MSSVPSRFLQKISLLTVSFFLLGASNSRLTDIETAIMREDYAQVEQLSQQFLKTKPSKAEFDQGLYYLGLSQIQLMRYKEARDTFQLLISGFPKERMRDQAYLGFIDALLLDQQYDGALKVAEEFLSKNPKSEYLSLIYLKLARAHLKLTHWKEAKEYLEKITEGFPQSLEAKIAKQLLEEKQYFAVQVGAFLDKTRADHLAKELKQKNEYAYIVETVDPKGQKFYRVRVGKLSLLEEAQNLRLRLAQLGYPTQIYP; encoded by the coding sequence ATGTCAAGTGTGCCGTCAAGATTTCTTCAAAAGATCTCTCTTCTAACAGTTTCTTTTTTTCTGTTGGGCGCGTCCAATAGCCGGCTTACGGATATTGAAACAGCTATTATGAGAGAAGATTACGCCCAAGTTGAACAGCTCTCCCAGCAATTTCTAAAAACAAAACCTTCTAAAGCAGAATTTGACCAAGGACTTTACTATCTTGGCTTGAGTCAAATCCAACTAATGAGATATAAGGAAGCCCGTGATACTTTTCAGCTTCTGATCAGCGGTTTTCCGAAAGAGCGGATGCGCGATCAGGCGTATCTCGGTTTTATTGACGCTCTTTTACTAGATCAACAATATGACGGCGCGCTTAAGGTTGCCGAAGAGTTTTTATCTAAAAATCCTAAGTCCGAATATTTAAGCCTTATTTATCTGAAATTAGCCCGAGCTCATTTGAAATTAACGCATTGGAAAGAAGCCAAGGAATATTTAGAAAAGATCACGGAAGGTTTTCCTCAAAGCCTTGAAGCGAAGATCGCCAAACAACTTCTAGAAGAGAAGCAATATTTTGCCGTCCAAGTAGGAGCTTTCTTAGATAAAACGCGCGCTGACCACCTAGCCAAAGAGCTAAAACAAAAGAATGAATATGCTTACATCGTCGAAACCGTAGATCCTAAAGGCCAGAAATTCTATCGTGTTCGCGTCGGAAAATTATCCCTTTTAGAAGAAGCCCAAAACTTAAGATTGCGGTTAGCGCAACTCGGTTATCCTACCCAAATCTATCCTTAA